Below is a genomic region from Xylophilus sp. GW821-FHT01B05.
CTACTTCTTCTCGCCGCAAAGCCCTTGGACCTACCTGGGCCACCAGCGCTTTGCCGCGCTGGCGCAGCAGCATGGGGCCCGGGTGCGGGTGCTGCCGGTGGATCTGGGCCAGGTGTTCCCGGTGTCGGGTGGCGTGCCGGTGGGCAAGCGCGCGCCACAGCGCCAGGTCTACCGCCTGCTTGAGCTGCGGCGCGTGGCTGAGTATTTGGCCTTGCCCATGCACCCGCAGCCCAAATACTTTCCCGTGGCCAGCGGCGACGCCGCGCGGCTTATCGTTGCCGCCGACCAGCGCGAGGGCACGCCCGCCGCCATGCGCCTGTGCGGTGCCGTCTTTGCCGCGGTCTGGGCCCAGCAGCGCAACATCGCCGACCCCAAGGTGCTGGCCGCGCTGCTCGACGAGGCCGGGCTGCCCGCCGCACTGCTGGAGCAGTCGCTGAGCCAGGCCGCGCACGAACGCTACGAGGCCAACACCGAAGAGGCGATTGCCGCCGGCGTGTTTGGTGCCCCGAGCTATGTCGTGGGCGGCGAGATTTTCTGGGGCCAGGACCGCCTGGACTTTCTGCAACGCAAACTTCAACGCCATTCATCACCAGGAGCATGACCACCATGGGTTCTTCCACTGTCACCCTTACCGCCGCCGACGGCTTCCAGTTCCCCGCCTACGTGGCCGAGCCCGTGGGCACGCCCAAGGGCGCCATCGTGGTGCTGCAAGAGATCTTCGGCGTCAACTCGCACATCCGCTCGGTCGCCGACGGCTATGCCGCCGAGGGCTACCTGGCCGTGGCGCCGGCCACCTTCACGCGCGTCAAGCCGGGCGTGGAGCTGGGCTACACCGGGCCTGACATGGGCGCCGGCATGGAGCTGAAGGCCGCCGTCGAGGCCCTGCCCGCGCCGGGCGTGCTGCAAGACGTACAGGCCGCCGTGCAGTACGCGGCCAAGGCCGGCAAGGTCGGCATCGTCGGCTACTGCTGGGGCGGCCTGCTGACCTGGCGCTCGGCCGAGCAGGTGCAAGGCCTGTCGGCCGCGGTCGCCTACTACGGCGGCGGCGCCACGACCGAGGCCGAGGCCGGCCGCACGCCCAAGGTGCCGGTGCTGGCGCACTTCGGCGACAAGGACCAGCACATCACGCTGCCCAGCGTGGAAGCCTTCATCAAGCGCCAGCCCGAGGTCGAAGTGCACATCTACCCGGCCGACCACGGCTTCAACTGCGACCAGCGCGGCTCCTGGGACGCCCCCGCGGCCAAGCTGGCGCGCGAGCGCTCGCTGGCGTTCTTCGCCAAGCACCTGGGCTAAGTGCCCTTCCAGTGTTCGTCTAGAAATGCCAGCAGCGCCTTGAACGCGGCGCTCTGGTGGCGGCGCTGGGCGTAGGCGATGTAGAGCCAGGTGTCGCGCGGCGAGGTGCCGCACAGCACCCGCTCCAGCGCGCCGCTGTCGATATGCGGCTGCAGCAGCAGCTTGGGCAGGCAGACCACGCCCAGCCCCTGCATCGCCAATGAAATCAGCGGGGCCGCGTCGGTGGCCTCCATGCGGCTCTTGAGGTCGATGCTCAGCGGCCGGCCGTCCACCTCGAAGCGCCAGTGCGGCTGCGGGCCGGGCTGGGCATAGACCAGCGCCGCGTGCTGGGCCAGTGCGTCGGGGTGCGTCGGGCGGCCGTGGCGGTCCCAGTAGGCGGGCGCGGCGCAGACGGCGAAGTCGACCTGCCGCAGCTTCTTCACGATGACGTTGGCATCGGTGATCGGGCCCACGCGCAGCGCCAGGTCGATGCCGTCCTCGATCAGGTCGACCTTGCGGTTGCTCAGCTGCATGTGGATGCTGACCAGCGGGTGCCGCTCCAGAAAGCGGCCGATCAGCTCGGGCAGCATGGTTGCGGCCAGCCCGTGCGGCGCGGCGATGCGGATGCGGCCGCTGGGCTCCAGCGCGCGCTGGCTCAGCTCGTTGTGGGTCAGGGTCATCATCTCGATCAGCGGCGTGCTGCGCTCCAGCAGCAGGCTGCCGGCATCGGTCAGGCTGACCATGCGGGTGGAGCGGTGCAACAGGCGCACCTGCAGCCGCGATTCGAGTTCTGCCACGTACTTGCTGACGTTGGCCTTGGACATGGCCAGCGGTGCCGCGGCGCGGGAGAAGCTGCCGCGCAGGGCCACTTCACGAAAAGTCCGGATCAAATCCAGGGAATCCATTGTTTCAGTTCCTGAAACCAGTCTCTGGCATTCCGGTTGCGCTCTACCTCTGTAGGAGCCGGCTTACAAGCTGTGTGTAAAGCGGGATTCCTGGGGGCGTGGCGGGTGATTGTTTCTATTTTCGAAATGCCGTGATTCCTCCGGCGGGCATTTAAGCACGAAACTTTGGTGTCATATGGAATTCACACTCCGGGCAATAGATGCAAACCCTGGGCTTCTCGAAGTCCAAGAGCAGATGCCCGGGGCTGCTGTCAGAAGTTGCCACTACTACTAAGAAAGAATCATCATGAACGCATCCAAGCTCTTCGCTATCGCCGCTCTCGCCGTCACCGCCTCCGTGGGCGCCCAAGCCGCTTCCACCTCCATGGGTGAAGGCGACCAACAATCGTCGCGCGCACTGCAGATCCAGCCGCAAGTCGCACCCGCTGGCTACACCATCCTGGCCCGCGCCACGGGCGACGTGACGCCAGTGGCCGCCAACGGTGAAGGCGACCAGCGTTCGCAGTACGCGGCCCAAGTGGAATCCTCCACCGTCAGCCGTGCCGCCGTGGCCGCTGAAGCCCGCCAAGCCGTGCGCATGGGCCAGATCGCCCACGGCGAGGCTGACTACTCCGCCATGTAAGTTCTGGTCGGGCGCTGCCCACAAAGAGCAAAAGAGCCGGGGCCGTGAGGCCGCCGGCTCTTTTTTCATTCGTCCACCGTCGCGCGAACTGAACGATTCAAAAGGCCGCGGAGCAGGCCATGCCAAGACATCCGCGGAACCGGCTCCGCCGGGCCGCTGGATGTGCCCCCTTGAGGGGGTTGGCGAAGACGCGAAGCGCGCAGCCTGGGGGTGGTTTATCTCTCTGATCGGAGATATCGCTTGCGCCAGAACAGGGCTACGAGTACGACGGA
It encodes:
- a CDS encoding 2-hydroxychromene-2-carboxylate isomerase: MSQDLHARPQASPPGPLTIDYFFSPQSPWTYLGHQRFAALAQQHGARVRVLPVDLGQVFPVSGGVPVGKRAPQRQVYRLLELRRVAEYLALPMHPQPKYFPVASGDAARLIVAADQREGTPAAMRLCGAVFAAVWAQQRNIADPKVLAALLDEAGLPAALLEQSLSQAAHERYEANTEEAIAAGVFGAPSYVVGGEIFWGQDRLDFLQRKLQRHSSPGA
- a CDS encoding dienelactone hydrolase family protein codes for the protein MGSSTVTLTAADGFQFPAYVAEPVGTPKGAIVVLQEIFGVNSHIRSVADGYAAEGYLAVAPATFTRVKPGVELGYTGPDMGAGMELKAAVEALPAPGVLQDVQAAVQYAAKAGKVGIVGYCWGGLLTWRSAEQVQGLSAAVAYYGGGATTEAEAGRTPKVPVLAHFGDKDQHITLPSVEAFIKRQPEVEVHIYPADHGFNCDQRGSWDAPAAKLARERSLAFFAKHLG
- a CDS encoding LysR substrate-binding domain-containing protein codes for the protein MDSLDLIRTFREVALRGSFSRAAAPLAMSKANVSKYVAELESRLQVRLLHRSTRMVSLTDAGSLLLERSTPLIEMMTLTHNELSQRALEPSGRIRIAAPHGLAATMLPELIGRFLERHPLVSIHMQLSNRKVDLIEDGIDLALRVGPITDANVIVKKLRQVDFAVCAAPAYWDRHGRPTHPDALAQHAALVYAQPGPQPHWRFEVDGRPLSIDLKSRMEATDAAPLISLAMQGLGVVCLPKLLLQPHIDSGALERVLCGTSPRDTWLYIAYAQRRHQSAAFKALLAFLDEHWKGT